A section of the Maniola jurtina chromosome 28, ilManJurt1.1, whole genome shotgun sequence genome encodes:
- the LOC123879519 gene encoding 36.4 kDa proline-rich protein-like — translation MGRFTALGFIALIASAYSSPVPQVCCVLPPSPPCEPLPPCPPPPCPPPEPPIEPCDPCNPCDGDLQPTTCGDGPIKVLVQKTTVQDQLRAANFQSYPVPGGCFFIHHNPDVIIQPPPILVKPPRQKPIQPASINVQPPQQPPITPPPICVRPPPLPPITPPPICVRPKPLAPICPPPLLVRPPTPQPIQPAPISITQPELPPITPSPILVRPPVLPNLQLPTICFQTSLLNQNGGDSMNSDDNSEMSMYSNDSPCPCS, via the exons ATGGGGAGATTTACGGCTTTGGgttttatag CTCTCATAGCATCGGCCTACTCATCGCCAGTGCCCCAAGTATGCTGCGTGCTACCACCCTCACCACCCTGCGAGCCACTACCACCATGCCCGCCACCACCGTGCCCTCCTCCAGAACCTCCCATCGAACCATGCGACCCTTGCAATCCCTGTGATGGTGACCTACAACCAA CAACCTGTGGCGATGGTCCAATCAAAGTGTTGGTGCAAAAGACAACAGTGCAAGACCAGTTGAGAGCAGCAAACTTCCAATCGTACCCCGTACCAGGAGGTTGCTTCTTCATCCATCACAACCCTGACGTCATCATCCAACCCCCACCAATCCTGGTCAAACCCCCAAGGCAAAAACCAATCCAGCCTGCCTCCATTAACGTTCAACCACCACAACAACCCCCGATAACACCACCCCCGATTTGCGTGCGACCACCTCCCTTACCACCAATAACCCCACCCCCAATCTGCGTCAGACCCAAACCCTTGGCTCCGATCTGTCCTCCACCTTTACTCGTTAGACCACCGACCCCTCAGCCAATCCAACCTGCACCAATTTCGATAACACAACCCGAGTTACCACCAATCACCCCATCACCAATATTGGTCAGACCACCAGTGCTACCAAATTTGCAACTACCCACAATTTGTTTCCAAACATCACTTCTTAATCAAAATGGAGGTGATTCCATGAACTCGGACGACAATTCTGAAATGTCCATGTATTCCAATGATTCCCCATGCCCATGTTCTTAA